A section of the Triticum dicoccoides isolate Atlit2015 ecotype Zavitan chromosome 7A, WEW_v2.0, whole genome shotgun sequence genome encodes:
- the LOC119329974 gene encoding polyadenylate-binding protein-interacting protein 8-like produces MVVAAAEGPIRADAVPERADAAAAREDEVREYKSDVRKLEELFKKLNPSAEEFVPLSRRQQGGGARRLSADAPVFDSPAIDYYAPHHAFQHQQMHVMQVVGGAGRDSSSDGSANGQPNRRRRNGFNQGRRRLGVRPRRTDREDSVRRTVYVSDIDQHVTEQKLAEVFSNCGQVVDCRICGDPNSVMRFAFIEFADDVGARAALTLGGTILGFYPVRVLPSKTAILPVNPKFLPRTEDEKEMVSRTVYCTNIDKNVPEDVVKNFFEGICGEVARLRLLGDYVHATCIAFVEFVQAEGAILALNCSGMLLGSLPVRVSPSKTPVRPRSPSAMSH; encoded by the exons ATGGTTGTCGCGGCGGCCGAGGGCCCGATCCGCGCCGACGCCGTGCCGGAGAGGGCCGAtgcggcggcggccagggaggacgAGGTCAGGGAGTACAAGAGCGACGTGAGGAAGCTCGAGGAGCTGTTCAAGAAGCTGAACCCCTCCGCGGAGGAGTTCGTGCCGCTCTCCCGCCGCCAGCAGGGGGGCGGCGCCCGCCGCTTGTCGGCGGACGCGCCCGTCTTCGACTCGCCCGCGATCGACTACTATGCGCCCCACCACGCGTTCCAGCATCAGCAGATGCACGTGATGCAGGTGGTCGGTGGCGCGGGCAGAGACTCCAGCAGCGACGGATCCGCCAACGGCCAGCCCAATCGACGG agaaggaatggCTTCAACCAGGGGAGACGTAGGTTGGGAGTCCGGCCAAGGAGAACTGACAGGGAGGATAGTGTACGGCGAACTGTCTATGTCTCAGACATTGATCAACAT GTCACTGAACAGAAGCTTGCTGAGGTTTTCTCAAACTGTGGTCAA GTGGTAGATTGCCGTATCTGTGGTGATCCAAACTCAGTGATGCGTTTTGCTTTTATCGAGTTTGCCGATGATG TCGGTGCAAGAGCAGCTCTAACACTTGGTGGAACCATTCTTGGTTTTTATCCTGTCAGAGTTCTGCCATCTAAGACTGCAATTTTGCCTGTGAACCCCAAATTTCTTCCTCGA ACGGAGGATGAGAAAGAAATGGTATCCAGGACTGTGTACTGTACTAACATTGACAAAAAT GTTCCAGAGGATGTTGTGAAGAATTTCTTTGAGGGAATTTGTGGGGAG GTTGCTCGACTGAGGCTGCTTGGTGATTACGTGCATGCCACGTGCATTGCCTTTGTTGAGTTTGTTCAG GCAGAAGGAGCAATTTTGGCCCTGAACTGTAGTGGCATGCTTCTTGGCTCGCTTCCTGTCAG GGTGAGCCCATCCAAGACCCCAGTCCGCCCCCGTTCGCCTAGTGCGATGTCGCATTGA